A stretch of the Lolium perenne isolate Kyuss_39 chromosome 3, Kyuss_2.0, whole genome shotgun sequence genome encodes the following:
- the LOC127341091 gene encoding 17.9 kDa heat shock protein 2-like — MSLVARLFDTLSLDAWKNPFSSIFGTAAGADAWLASDTTAFAETYIETRETAEAYVFSARLPAGVSKEEVRVDVEEEGHVLVIAGQRSVRREARTDEARHVIERSCASFFGRFCLPDDAVVGQVRAAMDDGGELVVTVPRIGAAVLALPEPALAIEVEPSPC, encoded by the coding sequence ATGTCTCTGGTGGCGAGGCTCTTCGACACGCTGTCCCTGGACGCGTGGAAGAACCCCTTCAGCAGCATCTTCGGCACGGCGGCCGGCGCCGACGCGTGGCTGGCGAGCGACACCACGGCGTTCGCCGAGACCTACATCGAGACCCGGGAGACGGCGGAGGCGTACGTGTTCAGCGCGCGGCTGCCCGCCGGGGTCAGCAAGGAGGAGGTGCGGGTGGACGTCGAGGAGGAGGGCCACGTGCTCGTCATCGCCGGCCAGCGCAGCGTGCGGCGGGAGGCCAGGACGGACGAGGCCCGGCACGTCATCGAGCGCAGCTGCGCGTCCTTCTTCGGCAGGTTCTGCCTACCCGACGACGCCGTCGTGGGGCAGGTCAGGGCCGCCATGGACGACGGCGGGGAGCTCGTCGTCACCGTGCCCAGGATCGGAGCCGCCGTGCTGGCGCTGCCCGAGCCGGCCTTGGCCATCGAGGTCGAGCCCAGCCCGTGCTGA